The DNA sequence AAACTGAGAAAAATTTATATATAATTGATCAACACAATGCCCATGAAAGAATTTTATACGATAATTTTTATAATAAATATAAAAATGGTAAAAATGTTTCTCAAAAATTATTAACTCCAATTAATCTTGAATTAACACCATCCGAAATTGAAATAATCAATAATAATCAGGATCAAATAAAAAAATTGGGATTCGAATATGAATCTTTTGGAGGAAATAGCGTTTTAATACAATCTGTCCCAGAAATAATAAGTAAAAAATCAGTTAAAAATGAATTAAGAGAAATAATAGATAAATTAATAAATGAAGATAATATTGATAATAGTGCAGATATGATAAGTGAAATGATTGAGTTTATGGCCTGTAGAAGTGCTATAAAAGCTGATGAAAAATTAAACAATAATGAAATTAAAAAAATAGTAGTAGATCTTTTTGATAGTTCAAATCCCTTTAGATGTCCACATGGAAGGCCAATTTTAATAAAAATGTCTAGAGAGGATATTGACAGGGGGGTTGGAAGATAATGAGCAATAATCAGGTTTTAAAAAATTATATTAATAAATTACAAAAAAAAGATAATTTAAGATATCCTTTATTCGTAATTTTAGGTCCTACTGCAGTTGGAAAAACAGAATTATCTTTGAAATTGGCAGAAATTTTAAACGCTGAAATTATTTCTGCAGATTCTATGCAGATTTATAAAGAAATGAATATTGGGACAGCAAAAATTTCTAAAAAAATAAGAGAGAAAATTCCGCATCATATGATTGATATTATTGAACCCAATAAGAATTTTTCAGTTGCTGATTATCAAGAATATATTGATAATTTAATTCCTGAAATAATAAATAAAGGTAAGGTTCCTCTAATGGTTGGAGGAACAGGATTATATATTAATGCTGTGGTTGATGGATTTATGTTACCGGATATGGAACCAAATCATGATTTGAGAAAAGATTTAAGACAAAAAGCAAATAAATATGGTAATGAATATGTTCATGATATATTAAAAGAAATTGATCCACCTTTAGCAAAAAAACTTCATCCTAATGATTTACGTCGTGTAATTAGAGGAATAGAAATATATGAAATAACCGGAAAAACAAAAAGTTATTATAAAGCTAAACAGGAAAATAAAAAAGAAAGATATAAAACTATAAAAATAGGTTTAAAAAGAGATAGAGAAGAGTTATATCAAAGAATTAATGAAAGAGTAGAAAAGATGGTTGAAAAGGGATTAATTGAAGAAGTAAAATATTTAAAAAACAAATATAATTTAAGCAAAACTGCCGTTCAAGCTTTGGGGTATAAAGAGATTATAGCATATTTAAATGATGAATATGATATAGAGGAAGCTAAAAGAATAATTAAAAGAGATAGTAGACATTATGCAAAAAAACAATTAAGTTTTTTCAAAAGAGATGAAAAGATAAATTGGTTCAATTTATCTAATGTAAAGCAAACTAAAATATTAAAGAAAATATTTACATTAGTAAATAAAAAATATCAAGTATAATATTTAAAATATGCAGGATATTTGATTAATTTCTTGAATAAGAATAGTAAAAGAAAGGAGAGATTTTAATGTCTAATAAATATGATTTACAAAATAATCTTTTAAATTATGTTAGGAAAAATGAAATTCCTCTTATAGTTTATTTAACAAATGGATTCCAATTACGAGGTAAAGTTCTTGGATTTGATAATTTTACAATAATTATTGAAGAAAATGATAAGGAAAAATTAATTTACAAACATGCTATTTCTACTATTGAAACAGTTAAAAATATTGAAAATTTTGATCAATTACTTAAAGGAAATTCTGAACAGTAAAAGTGACAGCAAAATTGGAGGTATTATGAAGCATTTAGATTTTCTCAAAATACATGGTATTGGTAATGACTTTATATTAGTTGATGGTAGAAAAATAAATTTAGATTATAAGCCTTTAGCTTTAAAATTATGTCCTAGACATTTTAGTATTGGGGCTGATGGTTTAATAATTTTGGAGAATGCTAATAATTATAATAATGATTATAAAATGAGGATATTTAATCCTGATGGTAGTGAAGCTGAAATGTGTGGTAATGGTATAAGAACTTTAATACATTTTATTAAATACTTAGGAATAAATAATAAAAAAAATTATAATATAGAAACTAAAGCTGGTATTATAAGAACTGAAGTACTTTCATATAATGATAAATTTAGTAAAATTAAAGTCAATATGGGAAAAGCTAAATTTCATAAAGATAAAATACCAGCTAATGTAGACAATAAATCTGAAATTAATGATCATAAAGTTATTATTAATGGAAATGAAGTATTTTTAAATTCTTTATCTATTGGAAATCCTCACACAGTAGTATATGTAAATAATATTGATGAAGTTCCTTTAGTAAAATGGGGAAAAGAAATAGAAAACCATGAAATATTTCCTGATAATACAAATGTAGAATTTGTTAAAATTATTAATAAAAATAATTTAGAAATGAGAGTTTGGGAAAGAGGAGTTGGTGAAACATTAGCCTGTGGTACTGGAGCATGTGCTTCAGCAGTTATGTCAGCTAAAAAAGGTTATACTTCTAATAATGTTAATGTAAAATTAAAAGGCGGAAACCTAAAAATAAATTTAAAAGATGATATTATTTATATGACTGGAAATGCAAAATTAGTATTTGAAGGAAAAGTAAAAATTGAATAAAATTTATATTATTTTTGATGCAAAATCCAGGAGTGCTAACTATGAAGATATTTAACAAAAAATATATTATATTAATGATATCTATTTTTATGATATTTATTATGACTGAATCAGCTTATATGGTTGATTGGCAGGATTATAAAGAGCAAAATATAAATAATTTAAAAAATGATATTTCCTTAAAAAAAGAGGTTATTTATAATTATAATCTTGCTATTTCTTATGCCAATTTAGGAGAAATCACAAATTCTCAAAACACACTGGATAAAATTGAGAGAAAATTTGGAAAAAATAAATTTAATAAAATTATATATCCATATATTAAAGAAATAGATTATAATAATACTGAAAATTTATTAGACTTAAATTATGCGGCTTTTTATTATCTTATTAATGAAAATTATACTGAATCATCTAAATATTTTAATCAAATAATAACTATTGAACCAAAAAATGTCTGGGCTATTAACTATCTTGCAGGAAACTATATTATATTAGAAAAATATAAGATAGCTGAAAATTTATTAATAAAAGCTGATAATATTAAATCTAATGAATTTACTAATTTGCTTTATGGTTATATTTATTATGAAAAAGGAAATTATTTAAAAGCATTTTCTAAGTTTTCAAAAACAGGCAATTTAATAGAAGAAAATATATTAGAATAAAATATTTAAGGAGGAACAAATGTATTTAATTGACTATCATACTCATCCCTTATCACATTTAGAAAAAAGAGTTAGACCTTTTCATAATGTAAAATTATTAAAAGAATTTGTTAAAAAAGCTGAAAATAAAGGTATAAAAGAACTTGGATTTTCTGATCATGATCAATTTATTGATGATTTTAATTGGGAGAACTTACTAAAAATAAAAAGAGAAAGTAAAATAAATATAAAATTAGGATTAGAAATAGATTTTATTAGTGAAGAAAAAGAAAGAATCAAAAAAAATATAAATAAGTATGATTTTGATTATATTATTGGATCAGTACATAAAATAAATAGATGGCCTGTAGATCATCCAGATTATATAGAAGGTTATAAAGAATGGAATCTAAAAAAATTATATAAAGAATATTTTTCTATAGTTGAAGAAATGGTAAAATGTAATTTATTTGATATTATAGGACATATAGATTTAATTAAAATTTTCGATAATAAAATACCTAAAAAGGATTTAAATAAGATTATAAAAAATTTATTAGTAATAATTAAAGAAAAAAATATAGCTATTGAAATTAATACAAATGGTTATAACAAACCGGTTAACGAATTTTATCCTTCAGATTATATATTGAAAAAAATTATTAAAATGGATATCCCTATTGTATTTGGTTCAGATGCTCATACTCCTGATCGAGTAGGAGAAAATATAGAAAATGTATATAATAAGTTAAAAAAATTTGATGTAAAAAAAATTGCTACTTTTACTAAACGAAAAAGGAGCGATGTAGATGTTTTTTGACAATAATGGTAATATAACTATTCAAAAATTAATACAGTATCCTAATGATGATTATCAAAAATTAAAGGAAAAAGCTCTAAAATGTGAAAGATGTAAATTAAGAGAAGGATGTAAACAGGTTGTTATGGGAGAAGGTTCTTTAGATAATAAAATTATGTTTATAGGAGAAGGTCCTGGTGCAAATGAAGATAAGATAGGAAGACCATTTGTTGGTAAAGCAGGTAAGTTGTTAGACAAAATATTACATTCTGTAAATATTAATCGTGAAGAGGTATATATAAGTAATATTATTAAATGTCGTCCTCCAAATAATAGGACTCCTTCTATTTCTGAAGCAAAAGCTTGTATGCCAATTTTAAAATCTGAAATAGAATTAATAGACCCTAAAGTAATAGTAACTCTAGGGTCAACAGCTTTAAAATATTTAGTTGATCCAGAAA is a window from the Halanaerobiales bacterium genome containing:
- the dapF gene encoding diaminopimelate epimerase, whose translation is MKHLDFLKIHGIGNDFILVDGRKINLDYKPLALKLCPRHFSIGADGLIILENANNYNNDYKMRIFNPDGSEAEMCGNGIRTLIHFIKYLGINNKKNYNIETKAGIIRTEVLSYNDKFSKIKVNMGKAKFHKDKIPANVDNKSEINDHKVIINGNEVFLNSLSIGNPHTVVYVNNIDEVPLVKWGKEIENHEIFPDNTNVEFVKIINKNNLEMRVWERGVGETLACGTGACASAVMSAKKGYTSNNVNVKLKGGNLKINLKDDIIYMTGNAKLVFEGKVKIE
- the miaA gene encoding tRNA (adenosine(37)-N6)-dimethylallyltransferase MiaA; this encodes MSNNQVLKNYINKLQKKDNLRYPLFVILGPTAVGKTELSLKLAEILNAEIISADSMQIYKEMNIGTAKISKKIREKIPHHMIDIIEPNKNFSVADYQEYIDNLIPEIINKGKVPLMVGGTGLYINAVVDGFMLPDMEPNHDLRKDLRQKANKYGNEYVHDILKEIDPPLAKKLHPNDLRRVIRGIEIYEITGKTKSYYKAKQENKKERYKTIKIGLKRDREELYQRINERVEKMVEKGLIEEVKYLKNKYNLSKTAVQALGYKEIIAYLNDEYDIEEAKRIIKRDSRHYAKKQLSFFKRDEKINWFNLSNVKQTKILKKIFTLVNKKYQV
- a CDS encoding uracil-DNA glycosylase codes for the protein MFFDNNGNITIQKLIQYPNDDYQKLKEKALKCERCKLREGCKQVVMGEGSLDNKIMFIGEGPGANEDKIGRPFVGKAGKLLDKILHSVNINREEVYISNIIKCRPPNNRTPSISEAKACMPILKSEIELIDPKVIVTLGSTALKYLVDPEMSITKKRGQWIKRGNYYILPTFHPAYLLRNTHAKKSVWRDFKLIRKSIDRINELKERGEL
- a CDS encoding histidinol-phosphatase; translated protein: MYLIDYHTHPLSHLEKRVRPFHNVKLLKEFVKKAENKGIKELGFSDHDQFIDDFNWENLLKIKRESKINIKLGLEIDFISEEKERIKKNINKYDFDYIIGSVHKINRWPVDHPDYIEGYKEWNLKKLYKEYFSIVEEMVKCNLFDIIGHIDLIKIFDNKIPKKDLNKIIKNLLVIIKEKNIAIEINTNGYNKPVNEFYPSDYILKKIIKMDIPIVFGSDAHTPDRVGENIENVYNKLKKFDVKKIATFTKRKRSDVDVF
- the hfq gene encoding RNA chaperone Hfq; the encoded protein is MSNKYDLQNNLLNYVRKNEIPLIVYLTNGFQLRGKVLGFDNFTIIIEENDKEKLIYKHAISTIETVKNIENFDQLLKGNSEQ